From the genome of Deinococcus sp. JMULE3, one region includes:
- a CDS encoding M3 family oligoendopeptidase: MTVTDLSAVEATLAVPDALTRWDHYAPRVQALLGAPLGAADVPAWLRAWSDLSGELYSVAAKLATHADLHTDQPDVQARYQTFTGAVMPEAARAEQALKQKLLAVPDYVPDAEFALAYRRMRDEAALYREANVALEVTHEEQKNRYSVLTGNQKVTLGGETLTIPQAKQRLDTPDRAAREAAWRALTASNLQVAADLDGVMRDLLGTRWQLARNADEVNFRDYQWKVLDRVDYTPADCAAFHEAVRDEVVPLTAQLAEDIAAQLGLDSVRPWDYNRSNLLDPQGRAPLAPFQTGAQLEALTQVSFDALDPGLGDRFRQMRGGGLLDLESRPGKMTHAYCQYFPTHNEPFVLMNVVGTAEDVRVLFHEMGHAFHGFYSGDAQPLVWNRWSPIEFVEIPSMAMEFLTLDHLGHAFTPEELGRYRQKQLEGVIAFLPWAAQMDAFQHWLYAEAPEDVSIEALDAKWLELDRTFHPFVNWDGLDERARAKGWQYYHVFQVPFYYIEYAMCYLAATGIWRAAQADPAGALDRYRASLRLGSTVSVPELYRAAGVEFRFDREHIRGLMTFLRGQMHA; this comes from the coding sequence ATGACCGTCACAGACCTGAGTGCCGTTGAAGCCACCCTGGCCGTCCCGGACGCCCTGACCCGCTGGGACCACTACGCGCCGCGCGTGCAGGCGCTGCTGGGCGCCCCGCTGGGCGCGGCGGACGTCCCCGCGTGGCTGCGCGCGTGGAGTGACCTGAGCGGCGAACTGTACAGCGTCGCGGCGAAACTGGCGACGCACGCGGACCTGCACACCGATCAGCCGGACGTGCAGGCGCGCTACCAGACGTTCACGGGCGCGGTGATGCCCGAGGCGGCGCGGGCCGAGCAGGCGCTGAAGCAGAAACTGCTGGCCGTGCCGGACTACGTGCCGGACGCGGAGTTCGCGCTGGCGTACCGGCGCATGCGCGACGAGGCGGCGCTGTACCGCGAGGCGAACGTGGCGCTGGAGGTCACGCACGAGGAGCAGAAGAACCGCTACTCGGTCCTCACCGGCAACCAGAAGGTCACGCTGGGCGGCGAGACGCTGACCATCCCCCAGGCCAAGCAGCGACTGGACACCCCGGACCGCGCGGCGCGCGAGGCGGCGTGGCGCGCCCTGACCGCCAGCAACCTCCAGGTGGCGGCGGACCTGGACGGCGTGATGCGCGACCTGCTCGGCACCCGCTGGCAGCTGGCCCGCAACGCGGACGAGGTGAACTTCCGGGATTACCAGTGGAAGGTGCTGGACCGCGTGGACTACACCCCCGCCGACTGCGCCGCGTTCCACGAGGCCGTGCGGGACGAGGTCGTGCCCCTGACCGCGCAGCTGGCCGAGGACATCGCCGCGCAGCTGGGCCTGGACTCGGTGCGGCCCTGGGATTACAACCGCAGCAACCTCCTGGACCCGCAGGGCCGCGCGCCCCTGGCCCCGTTCCAGACGGGCGCGCAGCTGGAGGCTCTGACGCAGGTGTCCTTCGACGCGCTGGACCCCGGGCTGGGAGACCGCTTCCGGCAGATGCGCGGCGGCGGCCTGCTGGACCTCGAATCCCGCCCGGGCAAGATGACGCACGCGTACTGCCAGTACTTCCCCACCCACAACGAGCCCTTCGTGCTGATGAACGTGGTCGGCACCGCCGAGGACGTCCGCGTGCTGTTCCACGAGATGGGGCACGCCTTCCACGGCTTCTACAGCGGGGACGCGCAGCCGCTCGTGTGGAACCGCTGGAGTCCCATCGAGTTCGTGGAGATTCCCAGCATGGCCATGGAGTTCCTGACCCTGGACCACCTCGGCCACGCCTTCACGCCCGAGGAACTGGGCCGCTACCGCCAGAAGCAGCTGGAGGGTGTGATCGCGTTCCTGCCGTGGGCGGCGCAGATGGACGCCTTCCAGCACTGGCTGTACGCCGAGGCCCCAGAGGACGTGAGCATCGAGGCGCTGGACGCCAAGTGGCTGGAACTCGACCGGACCTTCCACCCGTTCGTGAACTGGGACGGCCTGGACGAACGCGCCCGCGCGAAGGGCTGGCAGTACTACCACGTATTTCAGGTGCCCTTCTACTACATCGAGTACGCCATGTGTTACCTCGCGGCGACCGGCATCTGGCGCGCCGCTCAGGCGGACCCGGCGGGCGCGCTGGACCGCTACCGCGCCAGCCTGCGCCTGGGCAGCACCGTCAGCGTGCCCGAGCTGTACCGCGCGGCGGGCGTGGAGTTCCGCTTCGACCGCGAGCATATCCGGGGCCTGATGACGTTCCTGCGCGGGCAGATGCACGCCTGA
- a CDS encoding stage 0 sporulation family protein: MVVLPIRFERSPRLHPMLSEVAHPVGTRVVVQGKRGPEVATVRGEPTPPQSQERYGAVLRAASPEDVSRWEDLHRTGEDLKWLLRARARQRNLPVKVVAVEFTLDESLVTVSYSAEERIELTGLISELRGHTRARVNFAAVGPREQAQMIGTLGACGRENCSSTHLQDFAPVSIRMARDQQLPLNPEKLSGPCGRLLCCLQFEHTQYLDLLKDLPRKNARVCHEGSGACGKVTKLHPLAGTVDVTTDQGVLTDVPAAELRRLTEAEIKAMPDTGRGGGRPGKPNRAPRE, encoded by the coding sequence ATGGTTGTCCTGCCCATCCGTTTCGAGCGCAGTCCCCGCCTGCACCCCATGCTGAGCGAGGTCGCGCACCCGGTGGGCACCCGCGTGGTCGTGCAGGGCAAGCGCGGCCCCGAGGTCGCCACCGTGCGCGGCGAACCCACGCCCCCCCAGTCGCAGGAACGCTACGGCGCGGTCCTGCGCGCCGCGAGCCCCGAGGACGTGAGCCGCTGGGAGGACCTGCACCGCACCGGCGAGGACCTCAAATGGCTGCTGCGCGCCCGCGCCCGGCAGCGCAACCTCCCGGTGAAGGTCGTGGCGGTCGAGTTCACGCTCGACGAGAGCCTCGTGACCGTCAGCTACAGCGCCGAGGAACGCATCGAACTGACCGGATTGATCAGCGAGCTGCGCGGGCACACGCGCGCCCGCGTGAACTTCGCGGCGGTCGGCCCGCGCGAGCAGGCGCAGATGATCGGCACGCTGGGCGCCTGCGGCCGGGAGAACTGCTCCTCGACGCACCTGCAGGACTTCGCGCCGGTCAGTATCCGCATGGCGCGCGACCAGCAGCTCCCACTGAACCCGGAGAAACTGTCCGGGCCATGCGGGCGGCTGCTGTGCTGCCTGCAGTTCGAGCACACCCAGTACCTGGATCTCCTGAAGGACCTGCCGCGCAAGAACGCCCGCGTGTGCCACGAGGGCAGCGGCGCGTGCGGGAAGGTCACGAAACTGCACCCGCTGGCCGGGACGGTGGACGTCACGACCGATCAGGGCGTCCTGACCGACGTGCCCGCCGCCGAGCTGCGCCGACTGACGGAAGCGGAGATCAAGGCGATGCCCGACACCGGGCGCGGCGGGGGTCGTCCGGGGAAGCCGAATCGCGCGCCGCGCGAGTGA
- the rocF gene encoding arginase, with the protein MNLSILGIPMDLGAGRRGVDMGPSALRNAHLTRALRDLGHSVTDLGDVRVALPESVDKLEEGGMVFLESILDACQGTRDRLAALPADTFPLTIGGDHSVSMGTVTGNALRGNPAGARMGLIWVDAHTDYNTPGSSPSGNIHGMPVAHLTGLGDPRLTGLGGGWHVRPEDIVMIGIRSVDPHERDLLREAGIKAYTMKDVDQLGITRIHEETLERLSGTERLHVSFDADALDPSVCPGVGTPVPGGLTYREGHLLMELLSESGRVTSMDIVEVNPILDTRNQTAEVMVGMAASLLGQRIL; encoded by the coding sequence ATGAACCTCTCGATCCTGGGTATCCCGATGGACCTCGGCGCGGGCCGCCGGGGCGTGGACATGGGCCCGTCCGCGCTGCGCAACGCCCACCTGACCCGCGCGCTGCGCGACCTCGGCCACAGCGTGACCGACCTGGGCGACGTGCGCGTGGCGCTGCCCGAGAGCGTGGACAAGCTGGAGGAAGGGGGCATGGTGTTCCTGGAATCCATCCTGGACGCCTGCCAGGGCACCCGTGACCGGCTGGCGGCGCTGCCCGCTGACACCTTCCCGCTGACGATCGGCGGGGACCACAGCGTCAGCATGGGCACCGTGACCGGCAACGCCCTGCGCGGCAACCCGGCGGGCGCGCGCATGGGCCTGATCTGGGTGGACGCGCACACCGACTACAACACGCCGGGCAGCAGCCCCAGCGGCAACATTCACGGCATGCCGGTCGCGCACCTGACCGGGCTGGGCGACCCGCGCCTGACCGGCCTGGGCGGCGGCTGGCACGTCCGCCCCGAGGACATCGTCATGATCGGCATCCGCAGCGTGGACCCCCATGAACGCGACCTGCTGCGCGAGGCGGGCATCAAGGCTTACACCATGAAGGACGTGGACCAGCTGGGCATCACCCGCATCCACGAGGAGACCCTGGAGCGCCTGAGCGGTACGGAGCGCCTGCACGTGTCCTTCGACGCGGACGCTCTGGACCCCAGCGTGTGCCCCGGCGTGGGCACGCCCGTCCCCGGCGGCCTGACGTACCGCGAGGGGCACCTCCTGATGGAACTGCTGTCCGAGTCGGGCCGCGTGACGAGCATGGACATCGTGGAGGTCAACCCGATCCTGGATACCCGCAACCAGACGGCGGAGGTCATGGTGGGCATGGCCGCCAGCCTGCTCGGGCAGCGCATCCTCTGA
- a CDS encoding GNAT family N-acetyltransferase: MPVLQTPRLLLLPLSRVVIARRLEAEAFTLPLPGPDGPLDVTFEPEWPGDPLPVFPGMLAALVGNESEVAGSFIAVRRDTGEAVGMLGTKGPPSPEGAQEIGYGFNPAVWGQGLATEGVGALVTHLHAQDVRVVTAETATGNPASGRVLSKLGFRQVGSGHSDEDGPLTLWAHAT, encoded by the coding sequence GTGCCGGTCCTCCAGACGCCCCGCCTGCTTCTGTTGCCCCTGTCCCGCGTGGTGATCGCGCGCCGCCTGGAAGCCGAAGCGTTCACGCTGCCCCTGCCCGGGCCGGATGGGCCGCTGGACGTGACGTTCGAGCCGGAGTGGCCGGGCGATCCGCTGCCTGTCTTTCCGGGGATGCTGGCGGCACTGGTCGGGAATGAATCGGAGGTGGCGGGGTCGTTCATCGCCGTGCGCCGGGACACCGGGGAGGCGGTCGGGATGCTGGGCACGAAAGGGCCGCCCTCGCCGGAGGGGGCGCAGGAGATCGGGTACGGCTTCAACCCGGCAGTGTGGGGACAGGGCCTCGCGACCGAGGGCGTGGGCGCGCTCGTGACCCATCTGCACGCGCAGGACGTGCGGGTCGTGACCGCCGAGACGGCGACCGGCAATCCGGCCAGCGGGCGGGTCCTGTCGAAGCTGGGCTTCCGGCAGGTCGGCAGCGGGCACAGCGACGAGGACGGCCCGCTGACCCTGTGGGCACACGCCACCTGA
- a CDS encoding metallophosphoesterase yields MTPPALPPLSRAPLGKRVMVLADHVHPFVYRSAFPQGVPPVDAVLAAGDLPGYYLEFLATKLTVPIIYVHGNHENEYVNEGDGRIPPRGVIAAHGRVVEEAGLRVAGWGGVPRYRGDGEGQYTRAQARWGLGRLAWQARRGVDVLLTHAPPTGPHAGSDYAHRGCPDINAFMGRRHPRLVVHGHIHEYEGKKLEYLDPESGARVINAYGYHIVDL; encoded by the coding sequence ATGACGCCGCCCGCCCTGCCCCCCCTGTCCCGCGCCCCGCTGGGGAAGCGCGTCATGGTGCTGGCCGATCACGTCCACCCGTTCGTGTACCGCTCGGCGTTCCCGCAGGGCGTGCCCCCGGTGGACGCGGTGCTGGCCGCCGGGGACCTGCCCGGCTACTACCTGGAGTTCCTGGCGACGAAACTCACGGTGCCGATCATCTACGTGCACGGCAACCACGAGAACGAGTACGTGAACGAGGGGGACGGCCGCATTCCCCCGCGCGGCGTGATCGCCGCGCACGGCCGCGTGGTCGAGGAAGCCGGGCTGCGCGTGGCGGGCTGGGGCGGCGTGCCCCGCTACCGCGGTGACGGCGAGGGGCAGTACACCCGCGCGCAGGCCCGCTGGGGGCTGGGGCGGCTGGCGTGGCAGGCGCGGCGTGGCGTGGACGTCCTGCTGACGCACGCGCCCCCCACCGGCCCGCACGCCGGGAGTGACTACGCGCACCGGGGCTGCCCGGACATCAACGCGTTCATGGGTCGCCGTCACCCCCGGCTGGTCGTGCACGGGCACATCCACGAGTACGAGGGCAAGAAACTGGAGTACCTGGACCCCGAGAGCGGCGCGCGGGTCATCAACGCGTACGGGTACCACATCGTGGACCTGTAG
- a CDS encoding single-stranded DNA-binding protein → MLHIEFTTDLGAKVTVDVENASALLDTQRQYGRLGWTSGEIPSGGYQFPLENEPDFDWHLIGARKWTSPDGEELVIHKGHAYRRRELEAVDSRKMKLPAAVKYSRGAKSTDPEHVREKSDGEFEYVTLAIFRGGRRQDRYATPGARPGTPTQAPAQAARPAPTRPAPTQPRPSPTRTDDEPPF, encoded by the coding sequence ATGTTACATATTGAATTCACCACCGACCTGGGCGCCAAAGTCACCGTGGACGTCGAGAACGCCTCGGCACTCCTCGACACCCAGCGGCAGTACGGCCGCCTCGGCTGGACCAGCGGCGAGATCCCCAGCGGCGGCTACCAGTTCCCGCTGGAAAACGAACCCGACTTCGACTGGCACCTCATCGGCGCCCGCAAATGGACCAGCCCCGACGGCGAGGAGCTCGTCATCCACAAGGGGCACGCCTACCGCCGCCGCGAACTCGAAGCGGTCGACAGCCGCAAGATGAAACTCCCCGCCGCCGTCAAATACAGCCGCGGCGCGAAGAGTACCGACCCCGAACACGTCCGCGAGAAGAGCGACGGCGAATTCGAGTACGTGACCCTCGCCATCTTCCGCGGCGGCCGCCGCCAGGACCGCTACGCCACCCCCGGCGCCCGCCCAGGCACGCCCACGCAGGCCCCCGCCCAGGCCGCGCGCCCCGCCCCCACCCGCCCGGCCCCCACGCAGCCCCGCCCCTCCCCGACCCGCACAGACGACGAACCGCCGTTCTGA
- a CDS encoding acyl-CoA acyltransferase: MPLEGRAFPEWSPPGFVIREVVDPWAFRALEGVQVAAWGYADREVTPGTLFRISSVTGGIVLAAYPLEQPERPVGLAFGFPALRDGVVWHHSHLLAVDPACRGSGLAVALKDVQRRLALEQGLTRMTWTFDPLVTRNARLNLGKLGATARTYLPDWYALEEDRAGAFPADRLLIEWDLARGPVERPAPRPEGLRVLEAWGDAPGAPLPLEGEVLLAPTLLAPTLLAEVPLRADALPEPVRRAWRLALREVLGGALARGFAVVDLAREGERAFYVLRREG; the protein is encoded by the coding sequence GTGCCACTGGAGGGGCGGGCGTTCCCGGAGTGGAGTCCGCCGGGGTTCGTGATCCGCGAGGTGGTGGACCCGTGGGCGTTCCGGGCGCTGGAGGGCGTGCAGGTGGCCGCGTGGGGGTACGCCGACCGTGAGGTGACGCCGGGCACGCTGTTCCGGATCAGCAGTGTGACGGGCGGGATCGTGCTGGCCGCGTACCCGCTGGAGCAGCCGGAGCGGCCGGTGGGGCTGGCGTTCGGGTTTCCGGCGCTGCGGGACGGGGTGGTGTGGCATCACTCGCACCTGCTGGCGGTGGACCCGGCGTGTCGGGGGTCGGGGCTGGCGGTGGCGCTGAAGGACGTGCAGCGGCGGCTGGCGCTGGAGCAGGGCCTGACCCGCATGACATGGACTTTCGATCCGCTGGTGACCCGGAATGCCCGCCTGAACCTGGGCAAGTTGGGGGCGACCGCGCGGACGTACCTGCCGGACTGGTACGCGCTGGAGGAGGACCGCGCCGGGGCGTTTCCGGCGGACCGCCTGCTGATCGAGTGGGATCTGGCGCGCGGCCCAGTGGAACGCCCGGCCCCGCGACCGGAGGGGCTGCGGGTCCTGGAGGCGTGGGGAGACGCGCCGGGCGCGCCTCTGCCGCTGGAGGGCGAGGTCCTGCTGGCCCCGACGCTGCTGGCGCCAACACTCCTGGCGGAGGTGCCGCTGCGCGCGGACGCTCTGCCGGAGCCGGTGCGGCGGGCGTGGCGGCTGGCGCTGCGGGAGGTGCTGGGTGGGGCGCTGGCGCGGGGGTTCGCGGTGGTGGATCTGGCGCGGGAGGGCGAGCGGGCCTTCTACGTGTTGCGCCGGGAGGGCTGA
- the menC gene encoding o-succinylbenzoate synthase: MFTIESAELLVVRLPLKFRFETSFGVQTEKVVPLLVLHGDGVQGVSEGTMEFAPMYREETIAGALGLLRSVFLPRVLGRSFANPEALNDALGAFRGNRMARAMVEMAAWDLWARQLGVPLGQLLGGRKDAVEVGVSLGIQPDEAATVDVVRRHVEQGYRRIKLKIKPGWDVQPVRAVREAFPDIRLTVDANSAYTLADTGRLRALDAFGLTYIEQPLAWDDLVDHAQLQRSLSTPLCLDESVASAQDARKGLALGSGGVVNVKVARVGGHAEARRVHDVAQAFGAPVWCGGMLESGIGRAHNIHLSTLPNFTLPGDTSSASRYWEKDVIVEGLEATDGLMPVPQGPGTGVTLDREFVSRVAEVQEEFRA, from the coding sequence ATGTTCACGATTGAATCGGCCGAGCTGCTGGTGGTGCGACTTCCGTTGAAATTCCGGTTCGAGACGAGTTTCGGGGTGCAGACGGAGAAGGTCGTGCCGCTGCTGGTCCTGCATGGCGATGGCGTGCAGGGCGTGTCGGAGGGGACGATGGAGTTCGCGCCGATGTACCGCGAGGAGACGATCGCGGGGGCGCTGGGGTTGCTGCGTTCCGTGTTCCTGCCACGCGTGCTGGGCAGGTCCTTCGCGAATCCGGAGGCGCTGAATGACGCGCTTGGGGCCTTCAGGGGGAACCGGATGGCGCGGGCGATGGTGGAGATGGCCGCGTGGGACCTGTGGGCGCGGCAGCTGGGTGTGCCGCTGGGTCAGTTGCTGGGCGGCCGGAAGGACGCGGTGGAGGTCGGCGTGAGCCTGGGCATCCAGCCGGACGAGGCGGCGACGGTGGACGTGGTGCGCCGTCACGTGGAGCAGGGGTACCGGCGGATCAAGTTGAAGATCAAGCCCGGCTGGGACGTGCAGCCGGTGCGGGCGGTGCGGGAGGCGTTCCCGGACATCCGCCTGACGGTGGACGCGAACAGTGCGTACACGCTGGCGGACACGGGGCGGTTGCGGGCGCTGGACGCGTTCGGGTTGACGTATATCGAGCAGCCGCTGGCGTGGGATGACCTGGTGGATCACGCGCAGTTGCAGCGCAGCCTGAGCACGCCGCTGTGCCTGGACGAGAGCGTGGCGAGCGCGCAGGACGCCCGCAAGGGGCTGGCGCTGGGGTCGGGCGGCGTGGTGAACGTGAAGGTGGCCCGCGTGGGCGGTCACGCCGAGGCGCGGCGGGTGCATGACGTGGCGCAGGCGTTCGGGGCGCCCGTGTGGTGCGGCGGGATGCTGGAAAGTGGAATCGGGCGGGCGCACAACATTCACCTGTCGACCCTGCCGAACTTCACGCTGCCGGGCGATACGAGCAGCGCGAGCCGCTACTGGGAGAAGGACGTGATCGTAGAGGGGCTGGAGGCGACGGATGGGCTGATGCCGGTGCCGCAGGGGCCGGGGACGGGCGTGACGCTGGACCGGGAGTTCGTGTCGCGCGTGGCGGAGGTGCAGGAGGAGTTCCGCGCGTGA
- a CDS encoding acyl-CoA-binding protein, with the protein MTTPFEQAQQDVQTLSRKPGNDTLLKLYALYKQGSAGDVSGKRPSGFDFVGGAKYDAWEALKGRTQDEAQAEYVALVQTLKAQD; encoded by the coding sequence ATGACCACTCCCTTCGAGCAGGCCCAGCAGGACGTGCAGACCCTCAGCCGCAAACCCGGCAACGACACCCTCCTGAAGCTGTACGCGCTGTACAAGCAGGGCAGCGCCGGTGACGTCAGCGGCAAACGCCCCAGCGGCTTCGACTTCGTGGGGGGCGCCAAGTACGACGCCTGGGAAGCCCTGAAAGGCAGGACCCAGGACGAGGCGCAGGCGGAGTACGTCGCGCTGGTCCAGACGCTCAAGGCGCAGGACTGA
- a CDS encoding ImmA/IrrE family metallo-endopeptidase, producing the protein MRELAAGYGAALPGLDTHSLMAGLDGVQLTFMPMGDRDGAYDPEHRVILINSKVRPERQRFTLAHEISHALMLGDDDLLSDLHDEFEGDRLEQVIETLCNVGAAALLMPRPLIQEMLSRFGPTGRALGELARRADVSASTALYTLAEHTTAPVLYAVCAVTRQGDDDEEGGGKALTVRVSGAAPGVKYSLRVGTPIPDDHPATVALDTRLPIAQDSFIPFRSGRKMPAHVDAFPDRHRVMVSFGLREKGRDDA; encoded by the coding sequence ATGCGCGAACTGGCCGCCGGGTACGGCGCGGCGCTGCCCGGCCTGGACACGCACAGCCTCATGGCGGGGCTGGACGGCGTGCAGCTGACCTTCATGCCGATGGGCGACCGGGACGGCGCGTACGACCCCGAGCACCGGGTCATCCTGATCAACAGCAAGGTCCGGCCCGAACGGCAGCGCTTCACGCTGGCGCACGAGATCAGCCACGCGCTGATGCTGGGCGACGACGACCTCCTGAGTGATCTGCACGACGAGTTCGAGGGCGACCGGCTGGAACAGGTCATCGAGACGCTGTGCAACGTCGGCGCGGCCGCGCTGCTGATGCCGCGGCCCCTGATCCAGGAGATGCTGTCGCGCTTCGGGCCGACCGGCCGGGCGCTGGGGGAACTGGCCCGCCGCGCGGACGTGAGCGCCAGCACCGCGCTGTACACCCTGGCCGAGCACACGACCGCGCCCGTCCTGTACGCCGTGTGCGCCGTGACCCGCCAGGGCGACGACGACGAGGAGGGCGGCGGGAAGGCCCTGACCGTCCGCGTGAGCGGCGCCGCGCCCGGCGTGAAGTACAGCCTGCGCGTCGGCACGCCCATTCCCGACGACCACCCGGCGACGGTGGCACTCGATACCCGGCTGCCCATCGCGCAGGACAGCTTCATCCCATTCCGGTCCGGGCGGAAGATGCCCGCCCACGTGGACGCCTTCCCGGACCGGCACCGCGTGATGGTCAGCTTCGGGCTGCGCGAGAAGGGCCGGGACGACGCTTGA
- the folP gene encoding dihydropteroate synthase — MRHALTFRRPVPGAVRSGDDWTLRWEGTAVMGILNVTPDSFSDGGRHAALDAAVASARAMREAGVLFVDIGGESTRPGADPVPAHEELDRVLPVIRALSGEGTVLSVDTMKPEVAAAALAAGAHLINDVTGLRDPQMRAVCAEAGAPACVMHMQGEPRTMQRDPHYADVVQEVHGYLHAQAREALASGVPDVILDPGIGFGKTLEHNLALLRALPELSEGPHPVLIGASRKRLIDFIADVPVAADRDPGSLALHLHAARHGAAIVRAHAAAAHVQALRVQAALNPA, encoded by the coding sequence TTGAGGCACGCGCTGACCTTCCGCCGCCCGGTGCCCGGCGCGGTCCGCAGCGGCGACGACTGGACCCTGCGCTGGGAGGGGACGGCCGTCATGGGCATCCTGAACGTCACGCCGGACAGTTTCAGCGACGGCGGGCGGCACGCGGCCCTGGACGCCGCCGTGGCCTCGGCGCGCGCCATGCGGGAGGCGGGCGTGCTGTTCGTGGATATCGGCGGCGAGAGCACCCGCCCCGGCGCGGACCCCGTGCCTGCCCACGAGGAACTCGACCGGGTGCTGCCCGTCATCCGCGCCCTGAGCGGCGAGGGAACCGTGCTGAGCGTGGACACCATGAAACCCGAGGTGGCCGCCGCCGCCCTGGCCGCCGGGGCGCACCTGATCAACGACGTGACCGGCCTGCGTGACCCGCAGATGCGCGCCGTGTGCGCCGAAGCCGGAGCGCCCGCCTGCGTGATGCACATGCAGGGCGAACCGCGCACCATGCAGCGCGACCCGCACTACGCCGACGTGGTGCAAGAGGTACACGGGTACCTGCACGCCCAGGCGCGCGAGGCCCTGGCCTCCGGGGTGCCGGACGTGATCCTCGACCCCGGCATCGGGTTCGGGAAGACGCTGGAACACAACCTCGCGCTGCTGCGCGCCCTGCCGGAGTTGTCAGAAGGGCCGCACCCGGTGCTGATCGGCGCGAGTCGCAAGCGCCTGATCGACTTCATCGCGGACGTTCCAGTCGCGGCCGACCGTGACCCGGGCAGCCTCGCGCTGCACCTGCACGCCGCCCGGCACGGCGCGGCCATCGTGCGCGCTCACGCCGCCGCCGCGCACGTCCAGGCGCTGCGGGTCCAGGCGGCCCTGAACCCCGCCTGA
- the folB gene encoding dihydroneopterin aldolase has product MTTPTSPHSRVVLQGLEFHARHGVFDTEAVLGARFIVDAELHYPFAGLKDDLNEAVNYAAVYAAIQQEVTVPRHQLIEVLADRIARRVLRDQPRLTHLTVRVHKPFAPLPGVFRDVYAELTLRREDL; this is encoded by the coding sequence ATGACCACCCCGACCTCCCCGCACAGTCGCGTCGTGCTGCAGGGCCTGGAATTCCACGCCCGGCACGGCGTGTTCGACACCGAGGCCGTCCTGGGCGCCCGCTTCATCGTAGACGCCGAACTGCACTACCCCTTCGCGGGCCTGAAAGACGACCTGAACGAGGCCGTGAACTACGCGGCCGTGTACGCCGCCATCCAGCAGGAGGTCACCGTGCCCCGCCACCAGCTGATCGAGGTGCTCGCCGACCGCATCGCGCGGCGCGTCCTGCGCGACCAGCCCAGGCTGACGCACCTGACCGTGCGCGTCCACAAGCCCTTCGCGCCGCTGCCCGGCGTGTTCCGCGACGTGTACGCCGAACTGACCCTGCGCCGCGAGGACCTGTGA
- the folK gene encoding 2-amino-4-hydroxy-6-hydroxymethyldihydropteridine diphosphokinase, whose amino-acid sequence MSAPQTAAFIALGANLGDPLTTLRWAVTELRTLGTVKALSRLYRTAPVGGPAGQPDYLNAALCLHTPLGAHDLLAGLHDIEARAGRTRTERWEARTLDLDLILHGSLISDDPALHLPHPRAWDRAFVLAPLCDLHPHLPHPVTGETVSAALARSDRGGVQAHIDDWFNDWN is encoded by the coding sequence GTGAGCGCCCCGCAGACCGCCGCGTTCATCGCGCTGGGCGCCAACCTGGGCGACCCCCTGACCACCCTGCGCTGGGCCGTGACCGAACTGCGCACCCTGGGAACCGTGAAGGCCCTGTCCCGGCTGTACCGCACCGCGCCCGTCGGCGGGCCCGCCGGGCAGCCCGACTACCTGAACGCCGCCCTCTGCCTGCACACCCCCCTGGGCGCCCACGACCTCCTGGCGGGCCTGCACGACATCGAGGCCCGCGCCGGACGCACCCGCACCGAACGCTGGGAGGCCCGCACCCTGGACCTCGACCTGATCCTGCACGGCAGCCTGATCAGCGACGACCCCGCCCTGCACCTGCCGCACCCGCGCGCCTGGGACCGCGCGTTCGTGCTGGCGCCCCTGTGCGACCTGCACCCGCACCTGCCGCACCCCGTGACGGGCGAGACCGTCAGCGCCGCGCTGGCCCGCAGCGACCGCGGGGGCGTGCAGGCGCACATCGACGACTGGTTCAACGACTGGAACTGA
- a CDS encoding YraN family protein, protein MKGAQAEDRAAEFLRGLGREVLARNYRIPGGEIDVVSREPGGTLVFTEVRQRRSARFGSAAESVTPRKLALMQRAALTYLTRELGRDDLPCRLEVLTIDGSAAGGTLSLHAVE, encoded by the coding sequence GTGAAGGGCGCTCAGGCCGAGGACCGCGCCGCCGAGTTCCTGCGCGGGCTGGGGCGCGAGGTCCTGGCCCGTAACTACCGCATTCCCGGCGGGGAGATCGACGTGGTGTCCCGCGAGCCGGGCGGGACGCTGGTGTTCACGGAGGTCCGGCAGCGCCGCTCGGCGCGTTTCGGCAGCGCGGCGGAGTCGGTCACGCCGCGCAAGCTGGCGCTGATGCAGCGCGCCGCGCTGACCTACCTGACGCGCGAACTGGGCCGCGACGACCTGCCGTGCCGCCTGGAGGTGCTGACCATCGACGGCAGCGCCGCCGGGGGCACGCTGAGCCTGCACGCGGTCGAGTGA